The following proteins are encoded in a genomic region of Necator americanus strain Aroian chromosome II, whole genome shotgun sequence:
- a CDS encoding hypothetical protein (NECATOR_CHRII.G5365.T3) codes for MSSIPHLREVIEAGVSLSVCDLFNVTFSTTADQALFDRSQAKLACRQKNKGSQKHRNCIFRKISSRSLPSNKRMD; via the exons ATGTCTTCAATCCCACATTTACGAGAAGTTATCGAAGCTGGAGTTTCACTGTCCGTCTGCGATCTGTTCAATGTCACCTTTTCAACTACCGCTGATCAAGCGCTCTTCGACAGATCTCAGGCCAAATTAGCATGTCG TCAGAAAAACAAGGGAAGTCAGAAACATAGGAATTGTATCTTTCGAAAAATCTCATCACGCAGCTTACCATCCAACAAGAGGATGGACTAA